In Amycolatopsis sp. EV170708-02-1, the following are encoded in one genomic region:
- a CDS encoding WXG100 family type VII secretion target, whose protein sequence is MTGTGYQADAAAMARAVQGFEETASNAKTTMASLESELTQTLHNYKGDQAVAFWDLQRRLQEKMTIAVNELNTMSRLVHESNRNYNSGDEQVRESLTGVSGVVDQTVIHRLNP, encoded by the coding sequence ATGACCGGTACGGGATATCAGGCAGACGCAGCTGCGATGGCGCGCGCCGTCCAGGGGTTCGAGGAAACCGCGTCGAACGCCAAGACCACGATGGCCAGCTTGGAGAGCGAGCTGACCCAGACCCTGCACAACTACAAGGGTGACCAGGCGGTCGCGTTCTGGGACCTGCAGCGCCGCCTGCAGGAGAAGATGACCATCGCGGTGAACGAGCTCAACACGATGTCGCGCCTCGTGCACGAGAGCAACCGGAACTACAACTCGGGTGACGAGCAGGTCCGGGAAAGCCTCACCGGCGTCAGCGGAGTCGTCGACCAGACCGTGATCCACCGGCTGAACCCCTGA